One Maribacter cobaltidurans genomic window carries:
- a CDS encoding ArsR/SmtB family transcription factor — translation MAPELSCTRAEADQKQLMRCRETLGTNSEAIVEISKVLALAGNETRLRILFLLNEEGELCPCDFADILEMSVPAISQHIRKMKDVGLITSRREGQTLYYSLVQNHNEVLENVFTKIQKNKKVA, via the coding sequence ATGGCACCAGAATTAAGTTGTACACGTGCGGAGGCCGACCAAAAGCAGTTAATGCGCTGTCGCGAAACCTTGGGAACAAACTCAGAGGCGATTGTCGAAATCAGCAAAGTGCTAGCCCTGGCCGGTAACGAAACGCGATTAAGGATACTATTCCTGTTGAACGAGGAAGGTGAGCTTTGTCCCTGCGATTTTGCCGATATACTTGAAATGAGTGTCCCTGCGATTTCGCAGCATATCCGTAAAATGAAGGATGTGGGATTGATTACTTCAAGACGTGAGGGGCAGACCCTGTATTATTCATTGGTCCAGAATCACAATGAGGTATTGGAAAATGTATTTACCAAAATTCAGAAAAATAAAAAGGTAGCATAA
- the merTP gene encoding mercuric transport protein MerTP, whose product METGKTSNKVAYAGILTAIAASICCITPVLALIAGTTGIASTFSWVEPFRPYLIGITIFVLVFAWYQKLRPKTQEEIDCACEDDVKPSFWQSQSFHFIVTVFAGLMLAFPYYSNMFYAQPSKDMVYVSQSNIVKHTFNVEGMTCAGCEAHVESEVNKLDGILSVKASYEGANTVVEYDKTKADLTVIQKAINSTGYKVIDGENKENE is encoded by the coding sequence ATGGAAACAGGAAAAACCTCGAACAAGGTAGCCTATGCAGGAATATTGACAGCCATAGCGGCATCAATATGTTGTATAACCCCGGTTTTGGCATTGATTGCCGGAACCACTGGCATCGCATCTACCTTTTCTTGGGTGGAACCATTTCGACCTTATCTTATCGGCATCACTATCTTCGTATTGGTCTTTGCCTGGTATCAGAAACTACGACCAAAAACGCAGGAGGAAATTGACTGTGCCTGTGAGGATGATGTAAAACCCTCCTTTTGGCAATCCCAAAGCTTTCATTTTATAGTTACCGTTTTTGCGGGATTGATGCTGGCATTTCCATATTACTCGAATATGTTTTATGCACAGCCCAGCAAGGACATGGTCTATGTCTCGCAATCCAATATTGTAAAGCACACTTTTAATGTTGAGGGTATGACCTGTGCAGGGTGTGAAGCCCATGTAGAGAGCGAGGTCAACAAATTGGATGGAATTCTATCGGTCAAGGCTAGTTACGAAGGTGCAAATACCGTAGTGGAATATGATAAAACCAAAGCCGATTTGACCGTAATCCAAAAAGCCATTAACAGCACAGGTTATAAAGTAATCGATGGTGAAAACAAAGAAAACGAGTAG
- a CDS encoding dihydrolipoyl dehydrogenase family protein has product MKKYDVFVIGSGMAGMTIANKCASKGLKVGITDELPYGGTCALRGCDPKKVIIGATEVRDFAIRLKDKGIDTVPNVNWRDIMAFKQSFVDAMPPKIEKGYRHNDIDTYHSSAKFLSKNTLQLGTDTIEADKIVIATGAKPRVLDFEGGYLALSSTDFLNLKELPQSLLFIGGGYIAFEFAHIAARCGADVTIVHRGKRPLENFEQDIVVHLINATKELGIKLVLATEVSKIEKRDNHYTVTGTTDGKEMTFRTETVFNSAGRPPAIFDLELDKSGISFSKEGVAVNEYLQSASNPNVYAAGDAADSKGLPLTPVAVMEGHIVASNIIKGNTKKVSYPPMPSVVFTLPTLAAVGLTEAEAKSQKIEYQVNYNEVGNWFNAERLNVKEYAFKTIVNKEDHTILGAHLIGPNAEETINLFAIAIKTKMRIHDLRTMIFSYPTLSSDIPYML; this is encoded by the coding sequence ATGAAAAAGTACGATGTTTTTGTTATCGGTTCCGGGATGGCAGGGATGACCATTGCCAATAAATGTGCTTCCAAAGGCCTTAAGGTAGGCATTACTGACGAACTGCCCTACGGTGGAACATGCGCGCTAAGAGGTTGCGACCCCAAAAAGGTAATCATCGGTGCGACAGAAGTAAGGGATTTTGCAATACGCTTAAAGGATAAGGGTATCGATACGGTTCCCAATGTCAATTGGCGGGATATTATGGCCTTCAAACAATCCTTTGTGGATGCAATGCCGCCCAAAATAGAAAAAGGATACAGGCATAATGATATAGACACCTATCATTCTTCGGCAAAATTTCTGTCCAAAAATACCCTACAGTTGGGAACAGATACTATCGAAGCCGACAAGATTGTGATTGCAACGGGCGCAAAACCAAGGGTACTGGATTTTGAAGGTGGGTACTTGGCACTTTCGAGTACCGATTTCCTCAATCTAAAGGAGCTGCCCCAATCCCTGCTCTTTATTGGTGGAGGTTACATCGCCTTTGAATTTGCACATATCGCCGCCCGTTGTGGTGCCGATGTAACTATTGTACATAGGGGCAAACGACCTTTGGAAAACTTTGAACAGGATATTGTAGTACACTTGATAAATGCCACGAAGGAATTGGGAATAAAACTGGTTCTAGCGACCGAAGTTTCTAAAATCGAAAAGAGAGATAACCACTATACAGTTACAGGAACTACCGACGGTAAAGAAATGACATTTAGAACGGAAACCGTTTTCAATTCGGCCGGTCGCCCGCCTGCAATTTTTGATTTGGAGCTGGACAAGTCCGGAATATCCTTTTCAAAAGAAGGGGTTGCCGTCAACGAATATCTTCAAAGCGCATCGAACCCAAATGTTTATGCGGCCGGAGATGCGGCAGATTCAAAAGGACTGCCCCTGACACCTGTAGCCGTTATGGAAGGACATATTGTAGCTTCGAATATCATCAAGGGGAACACGAAAAAAGTGAGCTATCCACCGATGCCCTCCGTGGTTTTCACTTTGCCAACATTAGCAGCCGTAGGTCTGACCGAGGCAGAGGCCAAATCACAAAAAATCGAATATCAGGTCAATTATAACGAGGTGGGCAATTGGTTCAACGCAGAGCGGTTGAATGTTAAGGAATATGCCTTTAAGACTATTGTCAATAAAGAAGATCATACGATACTGGGAGCACATTTAATTGGTCCCAACGCCGAGGAAACCATTAATTTGTTCGCAATAGCGATAAAGACCAAGATGAGGATCCACGATTTAAGGACGATGATTTTTTCTTATCCAACATTATCCTCGGATATTCCCTATATGCTTTAA
- a CDS encoding class I SAM-dependent methyltransferase → MKSDEYTKKHWEEVYTGKSDEEVSWFEGKPSTSLDIIASLDLPKDSSIIDIGGGNSNLISHLLKNDYNNLSILDISENALQRTKSKLGKSAAKVQWINSDILNFEPTQDFELWHDRATFHFFTREEDILKYIDILGRSLKTGAYFILATFSTTGPKRCSGLEITQYSPEKLKELFKVDFTLLESFEKIHKTPFKTEQNFIYNLFQKK, encoded by the coding sequence ATGAAAAGTGATGAATACACTAAAAAGCACTGGGAAGAGGTTTATACCGGAAAAAGTGATGAAGAAGTAAGTTGGTTTGAAGGGAAACCCTCGACTTCATTGGATATTATAGCTTCCCTTGACTTACCTAAAGATAGTTCAATTATTGATATTGGCGGGGGAAACTCAAACCTTATAAGTCATTTGTTAAAAAATGACTATAACAACCTGTCCATTCTTGATATTTCAGAAAATGCACTTCAGCGTACCAAATCAAAATTAGGCAAGTCAGCCGCAAAGGTGCAGTGGATAAATTCGGACATATTGAATTTTGAACCGACCCAAGACTTTGAGTTATGGCACGACCGGGCTACTTTTCATTTCTTCACACGGGAAGAAGATATCTTAAAGTATATTGACATACTAGGTCGTTCCCTTAAGACGGGAGCATATTTTATACTGGCAACTTTTTCGACCACCGGGCCAAAAAGATGTAGTGGATTGGAGATTACCCAATATTCTCCTGAAAAACTAAAGGAATTGTTTAAAGTAGATTTCACCCTATTGGAATCCTTTGAAAAAATTCATAAAACCCCTTTTAAAACAGAGCAAAATTTTATTTATAACCTGTTTCAGAAAAAATAA
- a CDS encoding GDCCVxC domain-containing (seleno)protein, which translates to MDYERILLNSTITCPECGHTKEEEMPTTACQFFYECENCNQILRPKEGDCCVFCSYGTVACPPIQEGSGCC; encoded by the coding sequence ATGGACTACGAGAGAATCCTTTTAAATTCAACCATTACCTGTCCCGAATGTGGACATACGAAAGAGGAGGAAATGCCAACAACGGCCTGTCAGTTTTTCTATGAATGCGAAAACTGCAATCAAATATTAAGACCAAAGGAAGGCGATTGCTGTGTCTTTTGCTCTTATGGGACGGTTGCCTGCCCACCAATACAAGAAGGCTCTGGTTGTTGTTGA
- a CDS encoding metal-sensitive transcriptional regulator, protein MIPRDLSKDIKTRLQSINGQIGGLIKMLDEDTDPEKILIQFKAAQKGLDKAHFLLLDEVYRKALAIKISETVEACPGNCGNEDRIEFIRKQFPDLELDNLTEKMKEIDVLKAKLEAYKNG, encoded by the coding sequence ATGATACCACGAGATTTAAGCAAGGACATAAAAACGAGGTTGCAAAGTATCAATGGGCAAATTGGTGGCCTCATTAAAATGCTCGATGAAGATACAGACCCAGAGAAGATTTTAATACAGTTCAAGGCAGCACAGAAAGGATTGGATAAAGCCCATTTTCTGTTACTGGACGAAGTTTATCGAAAAGCTTTGGCCATAAAAATATCTGAAACTGTCGAGGCCTGCCCCGGAAATTGTGGCAATGAAGACCGTATCGAATTTATAAGAAAACAGTTTCCAGATTTGGAATTGGACAACCTAACTGAAAAGATGAAGGAAATCGATGTGCTCAAGGCCAAGCTTGAAGCATACAAAAATGGTTGA
- a CDS encoding thioredoxin family protein: MKRQVEVFTANCPVCDPVVEMIRELACGRCEVTTYDLVKQCEDKTCLDKIAEYGIKKVPAVVVSGELLDCCKDSAITEAKLVEAGIGQS; the protein is encoded by the coding sequence ATGAAACGTCAAGTAGAAGTTTTTACGGCCAATTGCCCGGTCTGCGATCCGGTGGTCGAAATGATCAGGGAACTGGCCTGTGGTAGATGTGAGGTAACGACCTATGATCTGGTCAAGCAATGTGAAGACAAGACCTGTCTTGATAAGATAGCTGAATATGGGATAAAGAAAGTTCCCGCTGTGGTAGTGAGCGGTGAACTTTTGGATTGCTGTAAGGATTCGGCCATCACCGAAGCGAAATTGGTGGAAGCTGGAATTGGACAATCATAA